One Setaria italica strain Yugu1 chromosome II, Setaria_italica_v2.0, whole genome shotgun sequence DNA segment encodes these proteins:
- the LOC101770494 gene encoding uncharacterized protein LOC101770494, with protein sequence MLTVKAVQPKKEPTSNSGGANQDGEPLLPRGLAHDMINLEMESSLVGDPGRKHQAAAKPKSLLVIPVGIKNKEVVDKLVSKFHADDFTIMLFHYDGAVEQWGNMEWSERAVHMSAKGQTKWWFAKRFLQLDVVAEYNYIFVWDKDIEVDAFDPVQYLDVVRSTSRELTFDVPPFVLV encoded by the coding sequence ATGCTCACCGTCAAGGCCGTCCAACCGAAGAAAGAACCCACCAgcaacagcggcggcgcgaACCAAGACGGAGAGCCGCTGCTGCCGAGGGGCCTCGCGCACGACATGATCAACCTGGAGATGGAGTCCTCGTTGGTCGGAGACCCCGGGCGGAAGCACCAAGCCGCGGCGAAGCCCAAGAGCCTCCTGGTGATCCCCGTGGGGATCAAGAACAAGGAGGTGGTCGACAAGCTCGTCTCCAAGTTCCACGCCGACGACTTCACCATCATGCTCTTCCACTACGACGGCGCGGTGGAGCAGTGGGGCAACATGGAGTGGTCGGAGCGCGCGGTGCACATGTCCGCCAAGGGCCAGACCAAGTGGTGGTTCGCCAAGCGGTTCCTGCAACTGGACGTGGTGGCGGAGTACAACTACATCTTCGTCTGGGATAAGGACATCGAGGTCGATGCCTTCGACCCCGTTCAGTACCTCGACGTCGTTCggagcactagtagagaactgactttcgatgtgcccccttttgtcctagttTAA
- the LOC101776411 gene encoding uncharacterized protein LOC101776411, translating into MAGEMSWVGKKIHLYNVTMGLYMLDWWERCLFNILVLILLWFICFNGSRFATDVFESHLKARILQGANYGMGIGMPSS; encoded by the exons ATGGCGGGCGAGATGAGCTGGGTGGGCAAGAAGATCCACCTCTACAACGTCACCATGGGCCTCTACATGCTCGATTGGTGGGAGCGGTGCCTATTCA ACATATTGGTGCTGATCCTGCTCTGGTTCATCTGCTTCAACGGTTCGCGCTTCGCCACTGACGTCTTCGAGAG CCACCTGAAGGCGCGGATTCTCCAAGGAGCAAATTACGGCATGGGGATTGGCATGCCCTCCTCCTAA